One Glycine soja cultivar W05 chromosome 2, ASM419377v2, whole genome shotgun sequence genomic region harbors:
- the LOC114386267 gene encoding scopoletin glucosyltransferase-like yields the protein MSNEVRSLHVFFIPFLAHGHIIPTIDMAKLFAGKGLKTTIITTPLNVPFISKAIGKAESESNDNNVIHIETIEFPYAEAGLPKGCENTNSITSMHLYPAFFKALGLLQHPFEQLLLQQHPNCVVADVMFPWATNSSAKFGVPSLVYDGTSFFSICANECTRLYEPYKNVSSDSEPFVIPNLPGEITMTRMQVSPHVMSNKESPAVTKLLEEVKESELKSYGMVVNSFYELEKVYADHLRNNLGRKAWHVGPMFLFNRVKEEKAHRGMDASINDEHECLKWLDTKEPNSVVYVCFGTTTKLTDSQLEDIAIGLEASGQQFIWVVRKSEKDGVDQWLPDGFEERIEGKGLIIRGWAPQVLILEHEAIGAFVTHCGWNSILEGVVAGVPMVTWPIAYEQFFNEKLVAEILKIGVPIGAKKWAAGVGDTVKWEAVEKAVKRIMIGEEAEEMRNKAKGFSQLARQSVEEGGSSYSDLDALIAELGSLSYSNE from the coding sequence ATGAGCAATGAAGTTCGTTCTTTGCATGTATTCTTCATCCCTTTCTTGGCACATGGCCATATCATACCAACCATTGACATGGCCAAACTATTTGCTGGAAAGGGTCTGAAGACCACAATAATCACCACACCCCTTAACGTACCTTTCATCTCCAAAGCCATCGGAAAAGCCGAATCCGAATCCAACGACAACAACGTGATCCATATCGAAACCATCGAGTTCCCTTATGCAGAGGCTGGTTTACCTAAAGGCTGTGAAAACACCAACTCCATCACTTCCATGCATTTATACCCTGCGTTCTTCAAAGCACTTGGGTTACTACAACACCCCTTTGAGCAACTTTTGCTTCAGCAACACCCAAATTGTGTTGTTGCTGATGTTATGTTCCCATGGGCTACTAATTCTTCAGCAAAATTTGGAGTTCCTAGCCTTGTGTACGATGGGACTAGTTTCTTCTCCATATGCGCCAACGAATGCACGAGGCTCTACGAGCCTTACAAGAATGTTTCTTCTGATTCAGAACCCTTTGTGATTCCCAACCTTCCCGGTGAGATTACAATGACAAGGATGCAGGTGTCACCTCATGTCATGAGCAATAAGGAAAGTCCCGCCGTGACCAAATTGTTGGAGGAAGTGAAAGAATCGGAGCTGAAAAGCTATGGTATGGTTGTTAATAGCTTCTATGAACTCGAGAAGGTTTATGCAGATCATTTAAGGAACAATCTTGGAAGAAAAGCATGGCATGTTGGTCCAATGTTTCTTTTCAACAGGgttaaagaagaaaaagcaCATAGAGGAATGGATGCATCTATTAATGATGAGCATGAGTGCTTAAAGTGGCTTGACACGAAGGAACCGAATTCAGTTGTTTATGTGTGCTTTGGAACTACAACAAAGTTAACTGATTCTCAacttgaggatattgccattgGTCTAGAGGCTTCAGGGCAACAATTCATCTGGGTCGTGAGGAAAAGCGAAAAAGATGGAGTTGATCAATGGCTACCTGATGGATTTGAGGAAAGGATAGAAGGTAAGGGACTAATCATAAGAGGGTGGGCGCCTCAAGTGTTGATTCTTGAACACGAAGCGATTGGCGCGTTTGTGACGCATTGCGGATGGAATTCAATTTTGGAAGGAGTGGTTGCAGGGGTGCCTATGGTGACTTGGCCTATTGCTTATGAGCAATTTTTCAATGAGAAGTTGGTGGCCGAGATCCTCAAAATTGGAGTACCTATTGGAGCTAAGAAATGGGCTGCAGGAGTTGGGGATACTGTTAAGTGGGAGGCAGTGGAGAAGGCTGTGAAAAGGATAATGATTGGGGAAGAAGCAGAAGAAATGAGGAACAAAGCCAAGGGGTTTTCTCAACTAGCTAGACAATCTGTGGAAGAAGGAGGATCTTCTTACTCAGATTTGGATGCTTTAATTGCAGAGTTGGGTTCACTCTCCTACTCAAATGAGTAA